The following proteins are encoded in a genomic region of Haloarcula marina:
- the menD gene encoding 2-succinyl-5-enolpyruvyl-6-hydroxy-3-cyclohexene-1-carboxylic-acid synthase has translation MNRVYPNVNTLWAETLVEELVAAGVDAACLSPGSRSTPLTVAFAEHPDIEVFSHLDERSSAFFALGRARRTGTPTPLVCTSGTAAANFHPAVVEATQSGVPMLLLTADRPPELTDSGANQTVDQEKLYGDAVRWYRDLPEPEAEPRKVRMLRTTAARALSKATGSDSGPVHLNCRFRKPLEPTPVPEDDPDGVPEDWADGDTLAANGRDGPFVATSQGLPELTDDALDGVAAAVESADRGLLVTGPADDGLSAAALEPLAEATGFPVLADPLSDLRFGPHVDRLDVPVCGGYDAYLGSDATAAWPDPDVVLRFGASPTSKPLRHSLRDADCRQFVVDPSGGWTEAEFTASDLLVADEDALAEELAARVDGTGGERWAERFAAAERDHWEGVRGGREETYWEGGVLSDVTDAAPDPATVFVSNSMPVRDLDRFGEPRTADLTMLGNRGASGIDGITSTALGAGSATDDPLVLVTGDLAYYHDMNGLLALGRCGVDATIVLVNNDGGGIFHILPIEDHDAFEPQFKTPHGLDFGPTGDLYDLEFARVDGRDAFRDAFDSSVERDGTQVIEFQFDSARSHAVRDDLTARTRSKIADDTR, from the coding sequence TCGTCGCAGCGGGCGTCGACGCCGCGTGCCTGTCGCCGGGAAGCCGGTCGACGCCCCTGACCGTCGCCTTCGCCGAACACCCCGACATCGAGGTGTTCTCCCACTTGGACGAGCGGTCCTCGGCGTTCTTCGCGCTCGGTCGGGCACGCCGGACCGGGACGCCGACCCCTCTGGTCTGTACCTCGGGGACGGCGGCGGCGAACTTCCACCCCGCGGTCGTCGAGGCCACTCAGTCGGGCGTCCCGATGCTCTTGCTGACCGCGGACCGACCCCCCGAACTCACCGACAGCGGTGCGAACCAGACCGTCGACCAAGAGAAACTGTACGGCGACGCAGTCCGGTGGTACCGTGACCTGCCGGAACCGGAGGCCGAACCGCGGAAGGTGCGGATGCTCCGGACGACGGCGGCGCGGGCGCTCTCGAAGGCCACCGGGAGCGACTCCGGGCCGGTCCACCTCAACTGTCGATTCCGCAAGCCGCTGGAGCCAACGCCGGTCCCCGAGGACGACCCGGACGGCGTTCCCGAGGACTGGGCCGACGGCGACACGCTGGCGGCAAACGGGAGAGACGGACCGTTCGTCGCTACCTCGCAAGGACTGCCGGAACTCACGGACGACGCTCTCGATGGCGTCGCCGCCGCCGTGGAATCGGCTGACAGGGGACTCCTCGTGACCGGTCCCGCCGATGACGGCCTCAGTGCCGCCGCGCTGGAACCGCTCGCCGAAGCGACGGGGTTCCCAGTGCTCGCGGACCCGCTCTCGGACCTCCGCTTCGGCCCGCACGTCGACCGACTCGACGTGCCCGTCTGCGGTGGCTACGACGCCTACCTCGGGTCGGACGCCACGGCGGCGTGGCCGGACCCCGACGTTGTCCTCCGCTTCGGCGCGTCGCCAACCTCGAAGCCGCTCAGACACTCCCTCCGCGACGCCGACTGTCGGCAGTTCGTCGTCGACCCGTCCGGCGGGTGGACCGAGGCGGAGTTCACGGCCAGCGACCTCCTGGTGGCCGACGAAGACGCTCTCGCAGAAGAACTCGCCGCGCGTGTCGACGGGACGGGCGGCGAGCGATGGGCCGAGCGATTCGCGGCCGCCGAACGCGACCACTGGGAGGGGGTTCGCGGCGGTCGCGAGGAGACCTACTGGGAGGGCGGCGTGCTGTCCGACGTGACCGACGCCGCACCGGACCCGGCGACGGTGTTCGTCTCCAACAGCATGCCGGTCCGCGATTTGGACCGCTTCGGCGAACCGCGGACGGCCGACCTCACGATGCTGGGGAACCGCGGAGCCAGCGGTATCGACGGCATCACGTCGACGGCGCTCGGGGCGGGGAGCGCGACGGACGACCCCCTCGTCCTCGTCACCGGTGACCTCGCGTACTACCACGACATGAACGGCCTGTTGGCGCTCGGACGGTGCGGCGTCGACGCGACTATCGTCCTCGTGAACAACGACGGCGGCGGCATCTTCCACATCCTCCCTATCGAGGACCACGACGCCTTCGAACCGCAGTTCAAGACGCCCCACGGCCTCGATTTCGGGCCGACCGGGGACCTCTACGACCTCGAATTTGCCCGGGTCGACGGCCGCGATGCGTTCCGCGACGCCTTCGATTCGTCCGTCGAACGCGACGGCACGCAAGTCATCGAATTCCAGTTCGACAGCGCGCGGAGCCACGCGGTTCGCGATGACCTGACCGCGCGGACGCGCTCGAAAATCGCCGACGACACCCGGTGA